DNA sequence from the Streptomyces sp. MST-110588 genome:
CGAGAGACTGGGGAGACTGCCGGACTCCGTGGTCAGCAAGGTGTTGACGCCGAGCGTGGTGAGAGGGGCACCACTGCCCCAGGCGGCACTGATCAACGGCTCCGTGGATGCATTCGACGAGTCGCCGCGGTGGAAGGTGGAGGAACTGCGTGCCCTCCTCGACGAGGTGCTGGAACGCTTCGAAGGGGAGCGCCCGACGGCGTCCGACGCATGGCTGGCTCCTCGACTGCACTCCACGGTGCGTCTTTTCAGGGCAGAGGCCGCGGATTCGGCCCTATGGAACTTCATCGCCCTGCGCGTCGGTCCCGACTACGTCCGATGGCGCTGGGGCAAGAAGTCGCAGGGCGGTCGCACGGTCGTCGGTCAGGCGGCGCGCTTCAGCGGACGTTGGGACATCCAGGCTTTTTCCCGGCTCTGGTGGGCCGCCGAACTTTTCCGCGACGGCGACGAGTATGCGCCGGTTGTCGTGGCGTGTGGGAACCAAGACGTCCTCAACACTGCGCTTCGACTGGACATGAACCATCACCGACCGTCCGCCCAAGCTCTGGTGCGTCTTCTGGAGACAGAAGTCGTGCGCACAGGACGAGATGTGAACGGCCTCGTCAAGGCGGCGGGTGCGGCGGGGAGCACGTTGGTGTACGAGGCGCTGGCTGCCGACGAACCACGTGACCACGAAGCCGTGCGTGCATGGATCGATGCTGTTGAGTCCGACCTGCTGTGGAGCCCCGGTGGCCTGCCGCGGGGGCCGGCCGACGGAAAAGCTCCGAACCACTCGGTGGAGAAGCTCACCGAGTGGTTCGCGAACCTCTTCGCGACTGCCCCGGTGCGTGGCAGGGAGTTGGGCGAGAGTGATGAAGAGGAGGTGGAAATCAGGACCTGAGCGCTTCGTAAACCATTCCGGCCAGAGCTTTTGAGAGCCCGACCGGTACGGCGTTGCCGATCTGCCGCCCGATCTGAATTTTACTGCCGCTCCACTTGAAATCCTTGGGAAACCCTTGGATCAGAGCTGCTTCGTAATGTGTGATGGGGCGGTGGGCGCGCGGATGGAGGTAACGTCCCTTTTCCGGCTTGTAGAACTCGGTTCGGATGGTGACCGATGGTCGGTCCCAGTACAGGCGCCCCATGACGTCGTGGGAACCTGTTTTATGAGCCAACCACTTCTCGGTGGACAGCGCCGGCGGCAGATCGTGCCGGTTTCCGCCTTCAGGGATGGCTTCGTAACGCCTCTTGGAGAGGGGGGTCGGATTTCTTCCGAAATGTAGATCCGTGGTCTTGAAGGCGCCGGGGAGCGTGACTCCCAGCGGGTCACACTTGCCCTCGGGAAGTTCGGTGGTAAGCGTTTCCTCGGGAGTGTGGGCGAAAACTGACGGGCCCACCCCTACCCACGATTGCTGTTCGGAACCGGGAAGGAATTCCAGGCCGTTCTTGGCGTGGGTCGGTTTCGGATACTGCATGTTCGCCAAATGCTTCAGGTCTCGACGCACGGCGACAACTATCGCGCGGCGACGGGCCTGCGGCACGCCGTAGTCGGCGGAGTTCAGAACCGAATGCTGGGCCAGGACGTAATCGCGCAGTTCGCCGTCCGGTTTCTCGGTCGCCGCGTGCAGCAAGGCGAATTCCGGGGAGCGGAGGAAGCGGTCGACGTTCTCGACGATGAAGAGCTTCGGCTTGATGGCGTTCACGATGCGTGTGTACTCACGCCACAACTTGTTGCGGGGATCGTTCTCATCTTCCTTGCCGAGACCCGAGAAGCCCTGACAGGGCGGCCCTCCGAGGATCACCTCGGCCTGGACCTCCTTGGAATCCGGCTCCCAGTCCTCGATGTCCCCGGCATGGATGTGTTCCACCCCACCGGCCTCGTCGGCGAAGTTGAGTGCATACGTGGAGGCTGCGGCAATGTCGTGCTCGACTGCCGCAGCCGTACGGAAGACGGGCTCGGTGACACCGAGGGGGCGGAACTCGTGGAAGCCCTGCGTGAAGCCCCCGCAACCCGAAAATAGATCAACTACGTTGATGGTGCGGGGGTTGCGGGAGGCGCTCATGGGCTAGATCTTAGTCGGCGAAGGGCGTGTTCAGCACGAGCCCTACGAGGAAGGGGCGAGGGCTGCGAATATGCGCCGCCCGAGAGCCTGGGCGAGCGGCGGGGCACGGCCTGCCCCACCTGCCGATAGCTACGGGTCTTCAACCCGGTGATCACCCAGTCCGAAGGGAAGCCCTGCAGCAGCGCAGTCTGCGGAACAGTCAGGGCGGGCAGGTTCTTGCGATCTCCGGTCGGGTCCCAGGGGGTGTCCGGTCCCGG
Encoded proteins:
- a CDS encoding DNA cytosine methyltransferase, with translation MSASRNPRTINVVDLFSGCGGFTQGFHEFRPLGVTEPVFRTAAAVEHDIAAASTYALNFADEAGGVEHIHAGDIEDWEPDSKEVQAEVILGGPPCQGFSGLGKEDENDPRNKLWREYTRIVNAIKPKLFIVENVDRFLRSPEFALLHAATEKPDGELRDYVLAQHSVLNSADYGVPQARRRAIVVAVRRDLKHLANMQYPKPTHAKNGLEFLPGSEQQSWVGVGPSVFAHTPEETLTTELPEGKCDPLGVTLPGAFKTTDLHFGRNPTPLSKRRYEAIPEGGNRHDLPPALSTEKWLAHKTGSHDVMGRLYWDRPSVTIRTEFYKPEKGRYLHPRAHRPITHYEAALIQGFPKDFKWSGSKIQIGRQIGNAVPVGLSKALAGMVYEALRS
- a CDS encoding DUF6339 family protein, with product MVSKVLTPSVVRGAPLPQAALINGSVDAFDESPRWKVEELRALLDEVLERFEGERPTASDAWLAPRLHSTVRLFRAEAADSALWNFIALRVGPDYVRWRWGKKSQGGRTVVGQAARFSGRWDIQAFSRLWWAAELFRDGDEYAPVVVACGNQDVLNTALRLDMNHHRPSAQALVRLLETEVVRTGRDVNGLVKAAGAAGSTLVYEALAADEPRDHEAVRAWIDAVESDLLWSPGGLPRGPADGKAPNHSVEKLTEWFANLFATAPVRGRELGESDEEEVEIRT